One window from the genome of Pseudoliparis swirei isolate HS2019 ecotype Mariana Trench chromosome 24, NWPU_hadal_v1, whole genome shotgun sequence encodes:
- the LOC130189883 gene encoding transcription factor JunB-like encodes MSTIMEQPFYDDSFLSAYGHPGAALPDYKLLKQNMNLNFADSYRNSNFKPQHLRADSDFYSAGAAAAVDLVGSLKLASPELERLIIQNSNGVITTTPTPAQFLFNRGITEEQEGFAEGFVKALDDLHKMNHMAPPNVSIGGVACGVPGGGVVCSAPASVFGSSMQHEALEYTTLSSCTTNPGLSSAASYPSTTISYLPHHQYHQHPQAIAHGSHHFQHSLAGVGVHSQRFGELKEEPQTVPDMMSSDGSPPMSPIDMENQDRMKTARKRLRNRLAASKCRRRKLERITRLEDKVKVLKTDNAGLSNTASVLRDQVAQLKQKVMTHVSSGCQLMLAPKVKSY; translated from the coding sequence ATGTCCACAATAATGGAACAACCTTTTTATGACGACTCGTTTCTCTCTGCTTATGGCCATCCAGGCGCAGCCCTGCCCGACTACAAGCTGCTAAAGCAGAATATGAACTTGAACTTCGCCGATTCATATCGAAACTCAAACTTCAAGCCACAGCACCTGCGCGCCGATAGCGATTTCTATTCGGCCGGCGCAGCGGCGGCGGTGGACCTGGTGGGCTCCTTGAAGCTCGCCTCTCCGGAACTGGAGCGACTGATCATCCAGAACAGCAACGGGGTCATCACCACGACGCCGACACCGGCCCAGTTCCTCTTCAACCGCGGTATCACAGAGGAGCAGGAAGGCTTCGCGGAAGGTTTTGTGAAAGCGCTGGACGACCTGCACAAGATGAACCATATGGCTCCTCCCAACGTGTCCATCGGCGGCGTCGCCTGCGGCGTCCCCGGTGGTGGAGTCGTGTGCTCGGCACCGGCCTCGGTGTTCGGCTCATCCATGCAGCACGAAGCGCTCGAGTACACCACGCTGAGCAGCTGCACCACGAACCCCGGGCTGTCGTCCGCGGCCAGCTACCCCTCCACCACGATCAGCTACCTGCCGCACCACCAGTACCACCAGCACCCGCAGGCCATTGCGCACGGGTCCCACCACTTCCAGCACTCGCTGGCCGGCGTGGGCGTCCACTCGCAGCGGTTCGGCGAGTTGAAAGAGGAGCCTCAGACGGTGCCGGACATGATGAGCAGCGACGGGTCTCCGCCGATGTCCCCCATCGATATGGAGAACCAGGACCGCATGAAAACGGCGCGCAAGCGGCTGAGGAACCGGCTCGCGGCGTCAAAGTGTCGGAGGCGCAAACTGGAGCGCATCACTCGCCTGGAGGACAAAGTGAAGGTGCTGAAAACGGACAACGCGGGACTGTCGAACACGGCGTCTGTGCTGCGGGACCAGGTGGCCCAACTGAAACAGAAAGTCATGACGCACGTGAGCAGTGGCTgtcagctcatgttggcgcccAAAGTGAAGTCTTATTGA
- the prdx2 gene encoding peroxiredoxin-2: protein MASGKAQIGKPAPDFKATAVVDGQFKDIKLSDYKGKYVVFFFYPLDFTFVCPTEIVAFSDRAEEFRSIGCEVIGCSVDSHFSHLAWINTPRKQGGLGTMEIPLVADLTKTISKDYGVLKEDDGIAYRGLFVIDDKGILRQITINDLPVGRSVDETLRLVQAFQHTDKHGEVCPAGWKPGSDTIIPDIVKSKDFFSKQ, encoded by the exons ATGGCCTCTGGAAAAGCTCAGATTGGCAAACCTGCCCCAGACTTCAAAGCTACAGCTGTAGTGGACGGACAGTTCAAGGACATCAAGCTGTCCGACTACAAAG GGAAGTAtgtggtcttcttcttctacccACTGGACTTCACTTTCGTGTGTCCCACTGAGATCGTGGCGTTCAGCGACCGGGCCGAGGAGTTCCGCAGTATCGGCTGCGAGGTGATCGGCTGCTCCGTGGACTCTCACTTCAGTCACTTGGCATG GATCAACACGCCAAGGAAGCAGGGAGGTCTGGGTACCATGGAAATCCCCCTTGTGGCAGACCTCACCAAGACCATCTCCAAAGACTACGGTGTGCTGAAGGAAGATGACGGCATTGCCTACAG GGGTCTGTTTGTGATTGACGACAAGGGCATCTTGAGGCAGATCACGATCAACGACTTGCCCGTCGGCCGCTCCGTGGATGAGACGCTGCGCCTGGTCCAGGCCTTCCAGCACACCGACAAACATGGAGAGG TGTGCCCCGCTGGCTGGAAACCTGGTAGCGACACCATCATCCCCGACATCGTGAAGAGCAAAGACTTCTTCTCAAAGCAGTGA